In Triticum urartu cultivar G1812 chromosome 6, Tu2.1, whole genome shotgun sequence, the following proteins share a genomic window:
- the LOC125512249 gene encoding subtilisin-like protease 4 codes for MHKFGTRSISISPGPSSLAFASSPMGYPGSLAALLLVVAAAATAVVAHNDHGEHKNYLVIVRTPYEYDRNLYKNVSSWHASLLASACDQAKEQLDADPGAAERLIYSYRNVINGFAARLTPDELHHMGEKDWFLKALPEQTYQLTTTHTPRMLGLTGPLFHAGVWNRTNMGEGMIIGILDGGIAGAHPSFDGTGMPPPPAKWKGRCDFNRSVCNNKLIGARSFYESAKWRWEGIDDPVLPIDDSAHGTHVSSTAAGAFVPGANAMGSGFGTAAGMAPRAHLAFYQVCFVGKGCDRDDILAAIDDALDEGIDVLSMSLGADDAGDFAADPIALGGFSSVMRGVFVCTSAGNQGPSPATVANEAPWLLTVAAATTDRTFSADVKFGNGLVVNGESHYQPSTYVSVQQPLVIDTAPDGTCSDKTVLTAKQVAGKIVLCISGGNLTNLEKGSILHDAGAIAMIIVQPEESGLVISPKAHALPATQVESKWSDKIMAYVNSTQSPTAQLVFKGALLGNRMAPVVAPFSSRGPSRQNQGILKPDITGPGVNIIAAVPMPNGLAQPPNEMAYKFDIMSGTSMSTPHISGVAVLIKKAHPTWSPAAIKSAMMTTTDTRDGRRMPMLDQDGLPANLISMGAGYINPTRAMNPGLVYNQSAHDYIPYLCGLGYNDHEVSSIIHPAPPLSCKQLPVIHQKDLNYPSITVYLDKEPYVVNVSRALTNVDNDVGVYAASVELPPSLSAKVTPDILGFRDVNQVQTFTVTIRTKDGQKMKERIAEGQLKWVSRKHVVRSPILVSSKKFFKENSMANNGQRVGDS; via the coding sequence ATGCACAAGTTTGGGACAAGAAGCATATCGATCTCTCCCGGCCCTTCGTCTCTAGCTTTTGCTTCTTCTCCGATGGGTTATCCGGGGAGCTTGGCCGCCCTCCTCCTCGTGgtggccgccgccgccacggccGTCGTCGCCCACAACGACCACGGCGAGCACAAGAACTACCTCGTCATCGTGCGCACGCCGTACGAGTACGACCGGAACCTGTACAAGAACGTGTCGAGCTGGCACgcctcgctgctggcgtccgcgtGCGACCAGGCCAAGGAACAGCTCGACGCGGACCCGGGCGCCGCGGAGCGCCTCATCTACTCCTACCGCAACGTCATCAATGGCTTCGCCGCCCGCCTCACCCCCGACGAGCTGCACCATATGGGCGAGAAGGACTGGTTCCTCAAGGCCTTGCCGGAGCAGACCTACCAGCTCACGACCACGCACACGCCGCGGATGCTTGGGCTCACCGGCCCCTTGTTCCACGCCGGCGTCTGGAACAGGACCAACATGGGGGAGGGGATGATCATCGGCATCCTCGACGGCGGCATCGCCGGCGCGCACCCGTCGTTCGACGGCACCGgcatgccgccgccgcccgccaagTGGAAGGGCCGCTGCGACTTCAACCGCTCCGTGTGCAACAACAAGCTCATCGGCGCGCGCTCCTTCTACGAGTCGGCCAAGTGGAGGTGGGAAGGGATCGACGACCCAGTCCTGCCCATCGACGACAGCGCGCACGGGACGCACGTGTCGAGCACGGCGGCCGGCGCGTTCGTGCCGGGAGCCAACGCCATGGGCAGCGGCTTCGGCACGGCGGCCGGCATGGCGCCCCGCGCGCACCTGGCCTTCTACCAGGTGTGCTTCGTGGGCAAGGGCTGCGACCGCGACGACATACTCGCGGCGATCGACGACGCCCTCGACGAGGGCATCGACGTGCTCTCCATGTCGCTCGGCGCTGATGACGCCGGAGACTTCGCCGCCGACCCCATTGCGCTGGGGGGATTCAGCAGCGTCATGAGAGGCGTCTTCGTCTGCACATCGGCTGGGAACCAAGGCCCATCCCCGGCCACAGTTGCCAACGAGGCCCCGTGGCTGCTCACCGTGGCTGCGGCCACAACTGACCGGACTTTCTCTGCGGACGTCAAGTTTGGCAATGGGCTTGTGGTCAACGGCGAATCGCACTACCAGCCGAGCACCTACGTGAGCGTGCAGCAGCCGTTGGTGATTGACACTGCCCCCGACGGCACGTGCTCGGACAAGACCGTCCTAACGGCCAAGCAAGTCGCCGGAAAGATAGTCCTTTGCATCTCCGGCGGCAACCTGACCAACCTCGAGAAGGGAAGCATCCTGCACGACGCCGGCGCTATCGCCATGATCATCGTTCAACCGGAGGAGTCTGGCTTGGTGATCTCACCCAAGGCGCATGCCCTCCCAGCAACGCAAGTAGAATCCAAGTGGTCGGACAAGATCATGGCGTACGTGAATTCCACGCAGAGCCCGACCGCCCAGCTggtcttcaaaggggcgttgctCGGCAACCGCATGGCGCCGGTCGTGGCGCCATTCTCGTCACGGGGCCCGAGCAGGCAAAACCAGGGGATTCTCAAGCCCGACATCACCGGCCCGGGAGTGAACATCATCGCCGCCGTCCCCATGCCCAACGGGCTCGCCCAGCCGCCCAACGAGATGGCGTACAAGTTCGACATCATGTCCGGCACGTCCATGTCCACGCCGCACATCAGCGGGGTCGCCGTGCTGATCAAGAAAGCGCACCCGACCTGGTCGCCGGCGGCCATCAAGTCGGCCATGATGACGACGACCGACACGAGGGACGGCCGCCGGATGCCGATGCTGGACCAGGACGGGCTGCCGGCCAACTTGATTTCGATGGGCGCCGGCTACATCAACCCCACCAGAGCCATGAATCCCGGGCTCGTGTACAACCAAAGCGCCCATGACTACATCCCGTACCTGTGCGGGCTCGGCTACAACGACCACGAGGTGAGCTCGATCATCCACCCGGCGCCGCCGCTGTCGTGCAAGCAGCTGCCGGTGATCCACCAGAAGGACCTCAACTACCCGTCCATCACCGTCTACCTCGACAAGGAGCCGTACGTCGTGAACGTCAGCCGCGCCCTCACGAACGTCGACAACGACGTAGGGGTGTACGCCGCGTCCGTCGAGCTCCCGCCGTCGCTGTCGGCGAAGGTGACGCCGGACATACTCGGGTTTAGGGACGTGAACCAGGTGCAGACATTCACGGTGACCATCAGGACCAAGGACGGGCAGAAGATGAAGGAGCGCATCGCGGAAGGGCAGCTCAAGTGGGTCTCGCGCAAGCACGTCGTGCGTAGCCCCATCCTCGTATCTTCCAAGAAGTTCTTCAAAGAAAACTCGATGGCTAATAATGGCCAGCGCGTGGGTGATTCGTAG